In Alkalihalobacillus sp. AL-G, the genomic stretch CTTATTGCACCTTTTTGGATATGATGTATCAATGGAAGACTTGAAAAACTTCCGTCAATGGGGCAGCAGAACACCAGGTCATCCGGAATATGGACACACACCAGGTGTTGAAGCAACGACAGGTCCATTAGGTCAAGGAATTGCTATGTCAGTTGGGATGGCAATGGCAGAAAGACATCTTGCTGCTACTTACAACCGCGACGGACATGATGTGATTGATCACTTTACATACAGCATCTGTGGTGATGGTGATTTAATGGAAGGCGTTTCTTCCGAAGCAGCATCCCTAGCTGGACACCTTCGTCTCGGTCGCTTAGTGGTACTATACGATTCAAATGACATTTCCCTTGACGGAGACCTTCACATGTCATTCTCTGAAAGTGTGCAAGACCGTTTTAAATCGTATGGATGGCAGGTTATTTATGTCGAAGAGGGTACGGATATCGATTCACTCGATAAAGCGATTGCTGAAGCGAAAGCGAATACCGATCAACCAACCTTGATCGAGGTAAAAACGATTATCGGTCATGGTTCTCCGAATAAATCAGGTAAATCGGCATCCCATGGTGCACCGCTTGGAATCGATGAAGTGAAAATGACGAAGGAATATTATGAATGGACGTTTGAAGAAGATTTCCATGTTCCTTCTGAAGTCCGTGATCATTTCAATGAACTGAAGGAATCCGGTGCAAGGAAAGAGCAACAGTGGAATGAGCTTTTTGATTCTTATCAACAAAAGTATCCGGAGCTTGCCGCCCAGCTTCAAACCGCTATGAAAGGTGAACTCCCTGAAGGATGGGATAAGGAGCTCCCAACCTATATTGCAGGTGAGGGTAAACTAGCTACTCGTGAATCATCCGGGCAAACACTTAATGCGATTGCGGACCGTGTGCCTCAATTCTTTGGTGGTTCGGCTGACCTTGCCGGATCGAACAAAACGATGATGAAGAACGAAGGAACCTTCTCCCGTAATGATTATAGTGGAAGAAACATTTGGTTTGGTGTACGTGAATTTGCGATGGCTGCCGCACTCAATGGAATGGCTCTTCACGGCGGGTTGAAGGTATACGGAGGAACGTTCTTCGTCTTTTCCGATTACCTTCGTCCAGCAATGAGATTGTCTGCTTTAATGGGAATGCCTGTCACATATGTATTGACGCATGATTCCATCGCAGTCGGAGAAGATGGCCCTACGCATGAACCGGTTGAACAGCTTTCTTCACTTCGAGCAATGCCGAACCTTGGCATCATTCGTCCTGCTGACGGGACAGAAACCGTCGCGGCATGGAAAATCGCGCTTGAAAGTGAAGCGAAGCCGACAGCTCTTGTTTTAACAAGACAAGGTCTACCTACGCTTGAAGGTTCGAGTGAGGATGGTGTGCGCAAAGGTGCTTATGTCCTTTCTGCTGTTGAAAATGGTACTGCAGATGCGATGCTTTTAGCAACAGGCTCTGAAGTTTCTTTAGCGGTTGAAGCAAAAGAGACGCTTCAAAAGGAAGGCATAAATGTATCAGTAGTGAGTATGTCTTCATGGGATCGTTTCGACGAACAACCACAGGATTACCGCGAGAGTGTAATTCCGAAAGCAATTACGAAGCGGCTTGCGATCGAAATGGGTTCTTCACATGGTTGGCATAAATACGTTGGCGACCAAGGTGATGTACTTGCTATCGATCGATTCGGTGCCTCTGCACCTGGCGGAACTGTTATGAAAGAGTATGGGTTTACTGTTGAAAATGTTGTGGCAAGAGTGAAAGCACTTTTAAACAAATAAGAAAGTGGTAGTAAGTTATAAGGAATCAGGCTCAGCAAGTAATACAAATAAGGGTCTGATTCCTTTTTCATTTGTTTTCGACAAAATTAGTCAGTGATATCTACACATATAGACACCTATTGCACTCCTGGTTGGTTATACTCAATGGACAAGTTCGACTGTTAGGGGTGAAGGTTGGTGCGGAATTATGATCTTTACTTAATTGAAGAGGAAGTAGCCTATCATTATTTTGGTCGTGAACAAATCTTATATCACTTTTTTGTGGAAGCTACTCATCCAATTCCACATTTAAAAGAAACCATTGAACGACAGCTTTTGTATATAACGAAATCGATCCCTTTTTATGTCTTCGATTATCAAGTGAAACAAATCGATGCCTTAAGGAAAGGGTATAAGATGCAAAAATCAAGGCAGGAAATCATTCTTTTTTCGAAAACAAGTAAAGCTGTGCTTCGGAATAACGGGAGAAAGCTTACTCTGATCGCTGAAGGGAACTATGAGGCTGAAACTTTGATGTTCGAGCATTTAAGGAAATTAGAAGCCAGTTTTCTTGCGATTAACTTCGAAGGAAAGAGCATTGGATGGCTAAGTCCGTTAAAACAGGCACACTATATTTAAATATCGTGTAAAAATCTTGTCGAAATATTGAGTTTGAACAAGAATTTATAGTACACTAGTGCTAGACAACGAGAAGGGAGAAATATAAGAATGGATTGGATGTATTTCGTTGTGGGCTTAATCGCACTGCTCGCCGGTGCTGCGATTGGCTTTTTTATCGCCCGCAAATATATGATGACTTACCTGAAGAAAAATCCACCAATTAATGAAAACATGCTGCGCGTTATGATGATGCAGATGGGACAAAAGCCATCTCAGAAGAAAATCAACCAGATGATGAAAGCTATGCAAAACCAAATGAAATAAAGGTGGGTAACTAATGGGATGCTTACGTAAGCTATCCCATTTGCTATATCGATATAAAAAAAGAGGACTCTAGCAGGTCTTCTTTTTTTGTGCATTTTTTTAATAGAAGTGCTAAAGTAGTATGAGTAATAGTTTCGTTTACAACAAGCTATGTCATTTAGAGGATGATTACGTATGAGTGGTCAAGAAACAGTTCCGATAGTCTCGCTTCAATCATGTAATTTAAACGACTATCACCTGATCGATGTTCGGTCTCCAGGTGAATTTGAAGAGTTTCATATTGACGAAGCCTATAATCTCCCTATTTTCACAAATATGGAGCGGGCTGAAGTCGGAACTACCTATAAACAAATTGGAAAAGAAGAGGCGAAGGAGCTCGGTCTTTCAATCGTGTCTCCGAAGCTGTCAGATATGTTCAAAGAGCTTAATACACTTAATGAGAAAGATCAAAAACCTTATCTCATCTACTGTGCACGTGGTGGGATGAGAAGTAAAAGTGTCGCTACTGTCATGAAAATGATGGGGTTGTCATGTTTCCAACTCGAAGGTGGAATTCGGTCCTACCGTAAACAAATCGTCAATTCACTTGACTATTTTAGTGGTCTCCATAAGCCATTCATTGTTCTGGAGGGATTGACTGGGACGCGTAAGACCGATTACTTGGAAATTTTGCAGGAAGAAGGCTATCCGGTCTTAAACCTTGAACAGATGGCGGGACACCGAGGTTCGATTTTTGGACAAGTTGGGATCGAAGGACGTTCGCAAAAAGAATTCGAACAAGCTCTCGTTCACCGATTACAACAATTAGAGAAGACTCCTTATTATATCATCGAATCGGAAAGTAAACGGATTGGCCGGGTTCGTGTTCCAGACTGGATTTTAAATGGAAAAGATCAAGGACATCGGATTCACATCACTTATCCTTTCGAGGACCGTGTGGATTACATTTGTGAGGTCTATCAGCCAGAATGTTATCGCGAGGAAATCGGTCAAGCCGTTACAAAGCTTCGAAAACGGCTGAAGCCTGAGGTTGCTGAGACGGTCATGGAAGCATTTGAACGAAATGACTACAAAGAAATTGTTAGACAACTGTTGAAATACTATTACGACCCAAGATACGACCATGCTGCCCAAAGCTATCGATCTTCTGTTACCGAATTATCTATAGAGCATTTCGAAACAGGACTTTCCGAAATTAAAACAATAATCGAGCAGATGAAAGTCGATTTAGAGCCAGTAAGAACGAATTAGCAGGACAAAAACACTTAAGCTTCCCCGAACAACCGACCTATTGAATAGTGAAATATGTTGAGGTGACGCAAAATGGACATCTCCATTCTTGAGGTATTGCGTGACAATCCGGAATTTGCGGTCTTGATCAGTCTCTTTTTAAATATAGTGATTGCGGTAGCGGGGATACTTCCTAGCTATTTTCTAACTGCTGCAAACATCGTCTATTTTGGTTTTTGGGATGGAACAATCATCTCGTTTATCGGGGAATCGATCGGCGTTTTGATTGCCTTTATGCTGTATCGGCACGGATTTCAGTCTGCTTTACAGAAAAAGCTGGACCGCTATGAACAGGCAAAAAAACTGATCGAAATCAGAGGCAGTCGAGCCTTTACAGCGATTTTTTCCTTAAGATTAATGCCGTTCATTCCGTCGGGTGTTGTGACCTTTTTTGCAGCAATCGGTGTTGTTTCAGTGTGGACGTTTTTTCTTGCAAGCACGATTGGTAAAATTCCTGCTCTTTTATTAGAAGCAATTTCGGTTTATCATATTATAGAATGGAACGGAATCGGTAAAATGATTCTTGCGTGTATGAGTATCGCACTGCTCGTTCTATTATGGAACACTACTCGTAAAAAGAATAAAAGTCAGCTATAGAGGTGTGAACAATGAAATTTAAAACAATAATGGTAGTCGTTACGGTCAATTCCCTCATGATGACTGGCTGCTCATTCGACAATCCATTTACAAAAGATTCAAGTGAATCAACTGAGGATCAGCAACAATCTCAACCTGAAGTTGATGAAAAAAACAGTGGCGATGAACAGCAAAGTGGTGAGAAGCCTGACCAAAACAATAACGATCAGGAAGATGGAAATGATGATGAGCCATCGGACGAACAAGCCGATCTTCCATCGTTAAAGAAAACAGTGAAGGTGAATGCTGATGGGAAAAAAGTTGTTACGAACGTGAATGATACCCTAGTACTCGTAAATAAGACGCGAAATCTACCATCAGACTATATTCCTGAAAGTCTTGTGGTACCAAATGTTCAATTTCCTTTTACAGAGGACCTTCCAAAAAAGAAGATGCAACAAGTGGCAGCGAAGGCACTAGAGAAGATGTTTACTAAAGCGGAACAGGATAACATTCCATTGTTTGCTCAATCCGGATATCGTTCCTATGACCGTCAAGAGGCGATTTTTGCATCGAATGTACAACAGCACGGGGAAGAGGAAGCGAACAAATTCAGTGCCCATCCTGGCCAGAGCGAACACCAGACGGGTCTTGCGATGGATGTGACATCGCCTGCCGTAGAATTTTTCCTAGTTGAAAGATTCGCTGAAACGAAGGCGGGGAAGTGGGTACAGCAAAATGCACATGAATTCGGGTTCATCATCCGTTATCCAAAAGGTAAAGAGGGGATTACTGGGTATTCATACGAACCATGGCATTTAAGGTATGTTGGCAAAGAACATGCAACAAAAATTCATGAACAAAATATGACACTTGAAGAATATTTGGGTGTTCAAGTTGAACAGGTTAACGCTTCGCAGTAAACTACTAGTAGATATAAGAGTTCTATAAGAACGTATTGTGCGTTTTAGGAGATGAGAATATATGGCTGCAGACGTAAATCTGTTCCTCGCATTCGGTGCGGGTTTTCTATCGTTTATTTCACCTTGTTGTTTACCGCTGTACCCAGCATTCCTTTCCTATGTTACAGGGGTATCAGTGCATGAACTAAAGGAAAACCAGGGGATTCTACAAAGAAGGGCTCTGCTTCATACAGCTCTCTTTTTATTGGGGTTTTCAATAATTTTCATCTTTCTTGGATTCAGTTCTTCCTGGTTCGGCAATTTCTTTTTCCGTTACAAGGATCTGATCCGAGAAGTCGGAGCCATTTTGATTGTTGTATTTGGTCTTGTCGTACTAGGTGTTTTCAAACCTGGTTTTTTGATGAAGGAACGTAAAATCAGCTTTCGTAAACGGCCTGGTGGATTTCTTGGTTCTGTTGCGATCGGTATGGGGTTTGCAGCAGGTTGGACGCCGTGTACGGGTCCGATACTTTTTGGTGTCATTGCCTTAGCAGCCTCTCACCCTGGTATGGGAATGCTTTATATGATTGCCTATGCCGCAGGATTTTCCGTGCCCTTTTTCATCATGTCCTTTTTCATCGGTAAAATAAAATGGCTGAACCGATATAGTCATCACGTAGTCCGAGTTGGCGGCGTATTGATGATCGTTATGGGCGTATTTCTCTATTTGGACTGGATGTCGAAGGTGACATCCTTTTTAGCCAATCGAATCTTTAATGGATTTTATGGATTTTAAAAAAGATTGATCTTACATAGGAAAGGAAGTGAAGCTGTCTATGCGTACAAACGATATCATTTTAAAAACAACATCCGCAATCATCGTCTTCGTCATACTAGCCTTTTCTGTAAACCTATTTCTCGCTGGACATAATGCACCCGGAGGCGGATTTATCGGTGGATTGATGGCTTCAGGCGGGTTTTTACTTCTTTATATTGCGTTTGGTTTAAAGACGATGAGTAAAATTCTGAAGGTGAATTTTCGCTATTTTATCGCAGCAGGCCTTATGATCGCTTTTCTGACGGGGGCGGGATCATTTTTATTCGGGCAACCATTTTTGAGCCATACATATGGGTATTTCAACCTTCCGATATTAGGAAAAACAGAGCTCGCGACGGCCATGCTGTTTGATTTAGGAGTTTACATCACCGTTATAGGGGTAACGATGACAATATTGTTAGAAATCGCTCAAGATCGTGGGTAGTTGATTCGTATGGAAGAGATGAATTTTTGGATAATAGGTAGTAGTATTTTAGCAATTTTAATGGGATGTCTCGCAATGTTCATAAGAATGCGAGCGGCGAGAAAGCCAGCAACCGTCAAGAAAATTATTTTACCGCCACTTTTCATGTCGACTGGGTTTTTAATGTTTTTGTACCCACAAGCGAGAGTGTCCTGGAGTGAGGCAATGGAGGCGCTCATTGTCGGTGTCGTATTTTCGTTGTTGTTGATACGGACATCTTCTTTTGAAAGGCGAACCGGTGATATTTACTTAAAAAGGTCGAAAGCATTTATCATCATCTTAATCGGCTTACTCCTCATTCGAATCTTCCTGAAGATTTACCTCGGACAGCAGATTTCGATTGAAGAGACGAGTGGACTGTTCTATATCCTCGCTTTTGGAATGATTGCCCCATGGCGGATTGCAATGTATGTTAAATTTAAAAAGCTCCAAACGACGTAATACGGGGGATGGACCAATGCATTTGGTTCATCCTCTTTTCTAATGCAAAGACTCGAATAATCCAGACGGTTTTGTAAAATGCTATTTAAAACTGATGGAGGTGTGAATGTGGATAACATAAATTTAACTTCGCCAGAGATTGCTGCATTATGGAGCACGTACCTCCAAAGCACAGCGGAAAATTGTTTTTATAAACATTTCCTGCAGCATACTAGTGACGTTGAAATAAAACCTCTACTAGAAGAAGCGTTAGTATTGAATGAAGGTTATATTCAAGAAATAAAAGCTATTTTCACAACGGAAATTTTTCCGATACCTGTAGGGTTTTCTGACAAGGATGTTGACCTGTCAGCCCCTGCTTTATTTACAGATTTGTTCGCTTTAAGCTTCGTTTACCGAAGTGGTCAAATATTGATCAATAACTTTTCTACATACTTAGGGAAAGTCGCACGTACTGACGTTGTCAATGTATTTGATAATGGTTTAACTACGAGAAAGTCACTGTATACCAAATCGTTGGATCTTATGTTATCAAAAGGGATATATGATCGACCTCCAAAAATGAGTTATCCAAAAAATGTTGAATTTATTGACCACCCCTCATCTTTGATAAAAGCTTGGTTTGGAGAGGAGCGGTCATTAAATGCATTCGAATTAGGAGAGCTCTTTTTTGCGATCGAAAGGAATTGTATTGGGTTGATCATAATGATCGGACTCATTCAAGTTACCAATGATCAAGAAGTTAAAGACTACTTGATAAAAGGGAAAAAACTGAGTGAAAAACAAATTGAGGTGTTTAATCAAATTTTAAAGGATAATGGGAATTTCCCTACATTCCCTGTAACGTTAGAGGTTACAGATTCAACTGTTTCACCTTTCTCAGATAAATTAATCATGTTTTTAATCAGCGTCACAGGGCAGCTCGGATTCACGACGCTCAGCTATGCGATGTCTGTATCAGCGAGAAAGGATTTGGCTGTTCGTTATACAACATTTATAGGAGAAATACTAAAATACGGAAACGAAGGCTTGAAAATAATGATCAAGAGAGGGTGGATAGAACAACCGCCACAATCACCAAATCGAGCTGATTTACTCAAATAAAAAAAGATAACTCTGCAACGAGTCACCCTTTTCTTAACTTAACAGCCTTTCATATGGCGTAATATCAATTTGCTTTTGATTCAGCTTTTTTATGAGAAATTTGTGGTCGCGTTTGGGTGTTGCAATGATATAACCACGTATAATCAAGTCTTGATCGATGGAATCTGCTTTTTCTTTTAAGGCAAGCTCACCAATTTTACCAGCAATTTTTTCGCGAGCGACATCACGGAAAAGTTCAGGGACTGGTTGAACGAGCTCTTCTAGAAGAAGCTTTTGATCATCATTCCATAAATGCTTTGTTTCTCGTATATATTGATCCTGCCAATCTAATATTGACTTACCATCTTCCTTTGGTAATCGTTTAAGAAACTTCCGGAACATGAAAAATCCGCCGATTATCATCATTGTGATGAGGAAGATTGTCCATAATACAATAAATCCGCCAAACCAACCGCTTAACATAAGGACACCTCTGTCTGATTTTATAGCATTTCCACCTCATTATACAGGCGTTGAATTTATGAAATCAAGTACTCATCCTTATTGTTCTGTTAACTTTATGTGTAACATTAATAATATTTAAGTAACATAAAATAATTATGGTAAACAAACGAATTATAATAGGAGAAATAGACATGAGTAGTATGAAAGATAATCAAACGCAAAAAAGGAAAAACGAGCATATCGATATTTGTCTGACAGAACCTGTAGAAAATCTCCTTACCACAGGTTTAGAAAACTACCATTTCCACCACAACCCCATCCCTGAACTGGATTTTAATGCTATCAATATCGATACGACTTTTCTCGGGAAGGAAATAAAAGCACCATTTCTGGTCAGTTCGATGACTGGAGGGACAGAAAAAGCAAAGCGTATTAATGAAAAATTGGCTGAAATCGCAGAAACGAAAGGCTGGGCGATCGGTGTCGGGTCGATGAGAGCGGCACTCGAGTCAGGTAATGCTGCTTCCTATCGGATCCGAAAAATTGCACCGACAATCCCGATTTTGGCTAATATCGGCGCTGTGCAGTTGAACTATGGATATGGTGTTGAGGAGTGCAAACGTGCGGTTGATATGATTGAAGCGGATGGTCTCGTCCTGCATTTAAACAGTTTGCAGGAGGTATTTCAACCAGAAGGTGATACGGATTTTTCGAATTTACTGAACAAAATCGAGCAAGTAGCAAGTAATGTTTCCGTTCCGGTCGGGATCAAGGAAGTCGGGATGGGCATCAATGGTTTGGCAGCCAAGCGGCTTGTCGAAATCGGCGTATCATTCATTGATGTCGCTGGCGCAGGTGGAACTTCTTGGATACAGGTTGAAAAATACCGAAACAAAGATCGCATCCGGTATGAGGCAGCAAAAGCATTTCAAGGTTGGGGAACACCGACAGCAAACTGTCTCGAAGAACTTAAGGAACAGGGGGTATCAACAACCGTAATTGCAAGCGGAGGCGTTACCAATGGTGTAGAGGCGGCTAAAGCAATCGGTTTAGGAGCGCATCTAGTCGGTTTTGGAAGAACCTTACTCCCACGTGCAGTTCAATCCGAGCAATCCGATATCCTAGATCAATTTGATCTGATCGAGTTTGAATTGAAAGCAACGATGTTTGGGGTAGGGGTATCAACTATAAATGAACTACGAAATACTCAATTACTGAAAAAACCGAAACATCTATAGTGAAGGTTTACTACATAAAAAATAACCTTCTATTAATTGATAGAGATTACGAAAATGTACAGGGCCATTTGGATATCCCTATGTTGTTAGTTTTTTTGGCGGGACTGTGTGGGAATCGAACCCACCAGAGACGGCACGCGCCTCCCAAGAGGTTTTGAAGACCTAGGTAAGCACCAGCTACACAACCAGCCCCATATTTATCTCACAGAATCTAATTATATTGAAACCCCGGAGTATTTTCAAATTAAACGAATTCTAAATGTG encodes the following:
- the tkt gene encoding transketolase; amino-acid sequence: MSTTIEQLAVNTIRTISIDSVEKANSGHPGMPMGAAPMGYTLWSKHMNHNPANPDWFNRDRFVLSAGHGSMLLYSLLHLFGYDVSMEDLKNFRQWGSRTPGHPEYGHTPGVEATTGPLGQGIAMSVGMAMAERHLAATYNRDGHDVIDHFTYSICGDGDLMEGVSSEAASLAGHLRLGRLVVLYDSNDISLDGDLHMSFSESVQDRFKSYGWQVIYVEEGTDIDSLDKAIAEAKANTDQPTLIEVKTIIGHGSPNKSGKSASHGAPLGIDEVKMTKEYYEWTFEEDFHVPSEVRDHFNELKESGARKEQQWNELFDSYQQKYPELAAQLQTAMKGELPEGWDKELPTYIAGEGKLATRESSGQTLNAIADRVPQFFGGSADLAGSNKTMMKNEGTFSRNDYSGRNIWFGVREFAMAAALNGMALHGGLKVYGGTFFVFSDYLRPAMRLSALMGMPVTYVLTHDSIAVGEDGPTHEPVEQLSSLRAMPNLGIIRPADGTETVAAWKIALESEAKPTALVLTRQGLPTLEGSSEDGVRKGAYVLSAVENGTADAMLLATGSEVSLAVEAKETLQKEGINVSVVSMSSWDRFDEQPQDYRESVIPKAITKRLAIEMGSSHGWHKYVGDQGDVLAIDRFGASAPGGTVMKEYGFTVENVVARVKALLNK
- the sirA gene encoding sporulation inhibitor of replication protein SirA, giving the protein MRNYDLYLIEEEVAYHYFGREQILYHFFVEATHPIPHLKETIERQLLYITKSIPFYVFDYQVKQIDALRKGYKMQKSRQEIILFSKTSKAVLRNNGRKLTLIAEGNYEAETLMFEHLRKLEASFLAINFEGKSIGWLSPLKQAHYI
- a CDS encoding YneF family protein, with protein sequence MDWMYFVVGLIALLAGAAIGFFIARKYMMTYLKKNPPINENMLRVMMMQMGQKPSQKKINQMMKAMQNQMK
- the mnmH gene encoding tRNA 2-selenouridine(34) synthase MnmH; its protein translation is MSGQETVPIVSLQSCNLNDYHLIDVRSPGEFEEFHIDEAYNLPIFTNMERAEVGTTYKQIGKEEAKELGLSIVSPKLSDMFKELNTLNEKDQKPYLIYCARGGMRSKSVATVMKMMGLSCFQLEGGIRSYRKQIVNSLDYFSGLHKPFIVLEGLTGTRKTDYLEILQEEGYPVLNLEQMAGHRGSIFGQVGIEGRSQKEFEQALVHRLQQLEKTPYYIIESESKRIGRVRVPDWILNGKDQGHRIHITYPFEDRVDYICEVYQPECYREEIGQAVTKLRKRLKPEVAETVMEAFERNDYKEIVRQLLKYYYDPRYDHAAQSYRSSVTELSIEHFETGLSEIKTIIEQMKVDLEPVRTN
- a CDS encoding TVP38/TMEM64 family protein, whose amino-acid sequence is MDISILEVLRDNPEFAVLISLFLNIVIAVAGILPSYFLTAANIVYFGFWDGTIISFIGESIGVLIAFMLYRHGFQSALQKKLDRYEQAKKLIEIRGSRAFTAIFSLRLMPFIPSGVVTFFAAIGVVSVWTFFLASTIGKIPALLLEAISVYHIIEWNGIGKMILACMSIALLVLLWNTTRKKNKSQL
- a CDS encoding D-alanyl-D-alanine carboxypeptidase family protein: MKFKTIMVVVTVNSLMMTGCSFDNPFTKDSSESTEDQQQSQPEVDEKNSGDEQQSGEKPDQNNNDQEDGNDDEPSDEQADLPSLKKTVKVNADGKKVVTNVNDTLVLVNKTRNLPSDYIPESLVVPNVQFPFTEDLPKKKMQQVAAKALEKMFTKAEQDNIPLFAQSGYRSYDRQEAIFASNVQQHGEEEANKFSAHPGQSEHQTGLAMDVTSPAVEFFLVERFAETKAGKWVQQNAHEFGFIIRYPKGKEGITGYSYEPWHLRYVGKEHATKIHEQNMTLEEYLGVQVEQVNASQ
- a CDS encoding cytochrome c biogenesis CcdA family protein encodes the protein MAADVNLFLAFGAGFLSFISPCCLPLYPAFLSYVTGVSVHELKENQGILQRRALLHTALFLLGFSIIFIFLGFSSSWFGNFFFRYKDLIREVGAILIVVFGLVVLGVFKPGFLMKERKISFRKRPGGFLGSVAIGMGFAAGWTPCTGPILFGVIALAASHPGMGMLYMIAYAAGFSVPFFIMSFFIGKIKWLNRYSHHVVRVGGVLMIVMGVFLYLDWMSKVTSFLANRIFNGFYGF
- a CDS encoding Na(+)/H(+) antiporter subunit B, producing the protein MRTNDIILKTTSAIIVFVILAFSVNLFLAGHNAPGGGFIGGLMASGGFLLLYIAFGLKTMSKILKVNFRYFIAAGLMIAFLTGAGSFLFGQPFLSHTYGYFNLPILGKTELATAMLFDLGVYITVIGVTMTILLEIAQDRG
- a CDS encoding CcdC family protein, which produces MEEMNFWIIGSSILAILMGCLAMFIRMRAARKPATVKKIILPPLFMSTGFLMFLYPQARVSWSEAMEALIVGVVFSLLLIRTSSFERRTGDIYLKRSKAFIIILIGLLLIRIFLKIYLGQQISIEETSGLFYILAFGMIAPWRIAMYVKFKKLQTT
- a CDS encoding DUF3231 family protein: MDNINLTSPEIAALWSTYLQSTAENCFYKHFLQHTSDVEIKPLLEEALVLNEGYIQEIKAIFTTEIFPIPVGFSDKDVDLSAPALFTDLFALSFVYRSGQILINNFSTYLGKVARTDVVNVFDNGLTTRKSLYTKSLDLMLSKGIYDRPPKMSYPKNVEFIDHPSSLIKAWFGEERSLNAFELGELFFAIERNCIGLIIMIGLIQVTNDQEVKDYLIKGKKLSEKQIEVFNQILKDNGNFPTFPVTLEVTDSTVSPFSDKLIMFLISVTGQLGFTTLSYAMSVSARKDLAVRYTTFIGEILKYGNEGLKIMIKRGWIEQPPQSPNRADLLK
- a CDS encoding DUF2621 domain-containing protein, whose translation is MLSGWFGGFIVLWTIFLITMMIIGGFFMFRKFLKRLPKEDGKSILDWQDQYIRETKHLWNDDQKLLLEELVQPVPELFRDVAREKIAGKIGELALKEKADSIDQDLIIRGYIIATPKRDHKFLIKKLNQKQIDITPYERLLS
- the fni gene encoding type 2 isopentenyl-diphosphate Delta-isomerase, with protein sequence MSSMKDNQTQKRKNEHIDICLTEPVENLLTTGLENYHFHHNPIPELDFNAINIDTTFLGKEIKAPFLVSSMTGGTEKAKRINEKLAEIAETKGWAIGVGSMRAALESGNAASYRIRKIAPTIPILANIGAVQLNYGYGVEECKRAVDMIEADGLVLHLNSLQEVFQPEGDTDFSNLLNKIEQVASNVSVPVGIKEVGMGINGLAAKRLVEIGVSFIDVAGAGGTSWIQVEKYRNKDRIRYEAAKAFQGWGTPTANCLEELKEQGVSTTVIASGGVTNGVEAAKAIGLGAHLVGFGRTLLPRAVQSEQSDILDQFDLIEFELKATMFGVGVSTINELRNTQLLKKPKHL